Proteins from one Candidatus Neomarinimicrobiota bacterium genomic window:
- a CDS encoding chemotaxis protein CheA: MEKRQLIVDELNRLIEEIILFDPNSETDFKHLRGLLQELEQSVSPEQHNELSRYLDEMMAEKSVEGMDESIRKFQESVESLRQYYTTGGTEDRSLSGEREKAGEEKPGYLSETELVEDFLQEGEEYLQVVEENLIALENAPGDTALIDSIFRPFHTIKGVAGFLGLYEIQDFAHLFEDLLEEVRNGSLSQSPELTDLILTGVDSLRGMLDAVGESMEAGEHIPHNIDVGHIINQARAKLGGVSVAHTTKTGQSESPHTEKNSAPESRPENERNPETEEATTNPPEESDEDDFDDLGADFLTDPELVQDYLQEGEDHLQSIEQHLIKWENDPDNLEYVDTIFRGFHTIKGVAGFLNLTDINRVSHEFENLLDEARSGNLSLTTAVTDVILSGVDALRAMNGAVAESIESGERVSHPVDVDSLLSTVQKFDPEAENKSPGKGTVYTDTQKEASVKNNAEPDKVEEKPSADPSTGKDIQEKAAAQRRRSGAIKVETEKMDYLIDMVGELVITQNMVAQNRIVRDTANKRLAGDMAQLKRITSTLQNISMSLRMIPIEATFRKMQRIVRDLAHKSGKQIELRLEGEQTEIDRNMVETLYDPLVHMVRNACDHGIELPEEREAAGKAPEGEVILNAYHKGGNVVIEISDDGAGLDKEAIMEKARSRDLLNEDEVLTDRQIYELLFQPGFSTAKSVTDVSGRGVGMDVVKRTIEKLRGQIDVESKQGEGSAFYIKLPLTLAIIDGVIVEVGTERYVIPTLSIEESVQPSKSDYNFIAGRGETIMVRDKIFPLVRLHDLFGVKNSITDPWEGIVMLVDAGGENIGILVDQLVDKQEIVIKSMGEQLQALPGISGGAILGDGTVGLILDVPSLLQIRDSRLRERHHAKRNGDSLNGADIEPVTTAETEGADEATESVQSK, translated from the coding sequence ATGGAAAAGAGACAGCTTATTGTGGATGAACTCAACAGGCTTATCGAAGAAATCATTCTATTTGATCCCAACAGCGAAACTGATTTTAAGCACCTGCGTGGATTGCTTCAGGAGTTAGAGCAGTCGGTTTCTCCGGAGCAGCATAATGAACTCTCCAGATACCTCGACGAGATGATGGCAGAGAAATCCGTTGAGGGAATGGACGAGTCTATTCGGAAATTCCAGGAAAGTGTTGAATCGCTCCGACAATATTATACAACCGGAGGTACAGAAGATAGGTCGCTATCCGGTGAGCGGGAAAAGGCCGGGGAGGAGAAACCGGGGTATTTGAGTGAAACCGAATTGGTCGAAGATTTTTTGCAGGAAGGAGAGGAATACCTCCAGGTAGTGGAGGAAAATCTTATTGCGCTGGAGAATGCTCCTGGTGACACCGCACTCATAGATTCCATTTTTCGGCCATTCCACACCATCAAAGGTGTAGCAGGATTTCTTGGTTTATATGAGATTCAGGATTTTGCACACCTGTTTGAGGATTTACTAGAAGAGGTACGGAACGGATCATTATCACAGTCGCCAGAGCTGACGGATCTCATCCTCACAGGAGTTGATTCTCTCCGTGGCATGCTGGATGCCGTTGGTGAAAGCATGGAAGCCGGAGAGCATATTCCACATAACATCGATGTGGGCCATATAATTAATCAGGCCCGGGCTAAACTCGGTGGTGTATCTGTAGCGCACACTACAAAAACCGGCCAATCTGAGTCTCCTCATACAGAAAAAAATAGTGCTCCGGAATCCAGACCGGAAAATGAGCGCAATCCGGAAACGGAGGAAGCGACAACGAACCCGCCAGAAGAATCTGATGAAGATGACTTCGATGACCTTGGGGCTGATTTCCTGACCGACCCGGAATTGGTACAGGATTATCTGCAAGAAGGCGAAGATCACCTCCAGTCTATTGAGCAGCACCTAATCAAATGGGAAAACGACCCTGACAACCTGGAGTATGTGGACACCATCTTTCGGGGATTCCATACCATCAAAGGGGTGGCAGGATTTCTTAACCTTACAGACATTAACCGTGTCTCTCACGAATTCGAAAATTTACTGGACGAAGCCAGATCCGGAAACCTGAGTTTAACCACCGCGGTTACGGATGTTATTCTCAGCGGGGTGGATGCTCTGCGCGCAATGAATGGGGCGGTCGCAGAGAGCATAGAATCCGGGGAACGGGTTTCACACCCGGTTGATGTCGATAGCCTGTTATCCACGGTGCAAAAATTTGATCCGGAAGCGGAAAATAAATCGCCTGGAAAAGGTACCGTCTACACCGATACTCAAAAGGAAGCCTCTGTTAAAAACAATGCTGAGCCAGATAAGGTGGAGGAAAAACCGTCAGCTGATCCTTCGACCGGGAAAGATATACAGGAGAAAGCGGCGGCGCAACGCCGCCGATCAGGGGCTATCAAGGTGGAAACCGAGAAAATGGATTACCTGATCGATATGGTGGGAGAACTGGTAATTACACAGAATATGGTGGCACAAAACCGAATTGTCCGGGATACCGCTAACAAGCGATTGGCCGGCGACATGGCCCAGCTGAAACGAATTACCTCAACGCTGCAGAATATCTCGATGTCCCTCCGGATGATACCGATTGAAGCCACATTCCGCAAGATGCAGCGTATCGTTCGGGATCTCGCGCATAAATCGGGAAAACAGATAGAATTACGTCTTGAAGGTGAGCAGACGGAAATTGATAGAAATATGGTGGAAACCCTGTACGATCCACTGGTCCATATGGTCCGGAACGCCTGTGATCACGGTATCGAATTACCGGAAGAGAGAGAAGCCGCCGGAAAGGCTCCGGAGGGTGAAGTCATCCTGAATGCCTACCATAAGGGCGGGAATGTTGTCATTGAAATTTCAGACGATGGTGCGGGGTTGGACAAAGAAGCCATTATGGAAAAGGCGAGATCGCGGGACCTCCTCAATGAAGATGAGGTCCTCACCGACAGGCAAATTTATGAACTCCTGTTTCAGCCGGGATTTTCGACGGCCAAATCCGTCACCGATGTTTCCGGCCGTGGCGTTGGGATGGATGTGGTCAAGCGAACCATCGAAAAGCTCCGCGGTCAGATTGACGTGGAATCCAAACAGGGCGAAGGGTCAGCGTTCTACATTAAACTTCCGCTCACTCTGGCAATCATCGACGGAGTTATTGTTGAAGTTGGAACCGAGCGATACGTCATACCGACGCTATCCATAGAAGAATCCGTCCAGCCGTCTAAATCTGACTATAATTTTATTGCCGGGCGCGGAGAAACTATCATGGTGCGGGATAAGATATTTCCACTGGTCCGTCTGCATGACTTATTCGGTGTCAAAAACAGCATTACGGATCCATGGGAAGGGATAGTAATGCTCGTTGATGCCGGGGGCGAGAATATCGGCATCCTGGTTGATCAATTGGTGGATAAACAGGAGATCGTGATTAAATCCATGGGAGAACAATTACAGGCACTCCCGGGAATCAGCGGTGGGGCCATCCTTGGAGACGGGACAGTAGGGTTAATACTGGATGTCCCAAGCTTATTACAAATCCGGGATTCACGGCTTCGTGAAAGACACCACGCTAAGCGAAATGGAGATTCGCTCAACGGCGCAGATATAGAACCGGTAACTACAGCTGAAACTGAGGGAGCAGACGAAGCGACAGAATCTGTTCAATCGAAATAA
- a CDS encoding MCP four helix bundle domain-containing protein → MNSGKGVKISVYLWGSVTVLLVLMLLIGGTGLLGLSDMGESLEDVTRDHLPMQNYLLQADRDLQQLLVAERSLFLVELNSRQFKEFFDTYEENMQQSKERMAAYSEFITTTKEQNLYDQYRQARKEWSSTSARVIRLAQTADSSQRAQALELSNGSGMEQFARMRSHIDELERVNEELITEAREFGERSSSRASLAINIVTLIALLSGMFIAWYMSRKITAPVIHSANTLKEGATQTVDAAEQFSQSSEILSEGATEQAASVEETSATLEQLTAMSRQMAENSDVIYKLMTSDAATNFQVISERMQDMKTALRKTVDASKKTGDVIRTIDEIAFQTNLLALNASVEAARAGAAGQGFSVVANEVRNLAQRAAEAARKTSDLIASANDRIEESASLNEQVEDALQKNEKIARKVTEMVDEVSTASREQSHGIKQISQAVNQVDAVAQQNAAEAEEAAAAAREMNSRAKDLSMVVEDLEILAYGSGTANGKSRDGMEKSNNGLSTADGKIRMRYSSGNKGERDWIDSTNGDSKQSAVSEDMFYSCEYVRR, encoded by the coding sequence ATGAATTCAGGAAAAGGTGTAAAGATTAGCGTCTACTTATGGGGAAGTGTTACCGTATTACTGGTATTGATGCTGCTAATTGGCGGAACGGGATTGTTGGGATTATCTGACATGGGGGAATCCCTGGAGGATGTGACCAGGGATCATTTGCCAATGCAGAATTATCTGCTTCAGGCGGACCGGGATCTGCAGCAATTATTAGTGGCGGAACGCTCTCTCTTCCTTGTGGAATTGAACAGCCGTCAGTTTAAAGAGTTTTTCGATACTTATGAAGAAAACATGCAGCAGTCAAAAGAACGGATGGCTGCATATAGCGAATTTATTACGACCACGAAAGAACAGAACCTGTATGACCAATACCGTCAGGCGCGGAAGGAGTGGAGCAGTACTTCAGCCCGGGTCATCCGGTTAGCCCAGACTGCCGACAGCAGCCAACGGGCTCAGGCGCTGGAGCTGTCGAATGGCAGCGGGATGGAGCAGTTTGCCAGGATGAGGAGTCACATCGATGAGTTGGAGAGGGTGAACGAGGAACTGATTACTGAAGCCCGGGAATTCGGGGAGCGCAGTTCCAGCCGCGCATCATTGGCGATAAATATTGTTACTCTGATTGCTTTACTCAGTGGGATGTTCATCGCCTGGTACATGAGCAGAAAAATCACAGCACCGGTTATCCATTCGGCCAATACATTGAAAGAGGGCGCTACACAGACGGTCGATGCGGCTGAACAATTCTCACAGTCGAGCGAAATCCTGTCGGAGGGCGCCACGGAACAGGCGGCTTCCGTGGAAGAAACCAGCGCGACACTCGAGCAACTGACGGCGATGTCGCGCCAGATGGCTGAAAACAGCGATGTGATCTATAAACTGATGACCTCCGATGCTGCCACCAACTTTCAGGTTATATCCGAACGAATGCAGGATATGAAAACCGCGTTGCGGAAAACGGTCGACGCAAGTAAAAAGACCGGTGACGTTATCAGAACTATTGATGAAATCGCATTCCAGACGAATCTTTTGGCATTGAACGCGTCGGTAGAGGCTGCCAGGGCCGGTGCGGCGGGACAGGGCTTTTCCGTGGTGGCAAACGAAGTGAGAAACCTTGCACAACGGGCGGCAGAGGCGGCACGAAAGACATCGGATTTGATCGCCAGCGCCAACGACCGCATTGAAGAGTCGGCCTCTTTGAATGAACAGGTGGAGGACGCCTTACAGAAAAATGAAAAAATCGCAAGAAAAGTTACGGAAATGGTAGATGAAGTGTCCACGGCATCCCGGGAACAGTCCCACGGAATTAAACAGATCTCCCAGGCTGTCAATCAGGTGGATGCGGTTGCCCAGCAAAATGCGGCCGAGGCGGAGGAGGCTGCTGCGGCTGCCAGGGAAATGAACTCTCGGGCGAAGGATCTTAGTATGGTAGTGGAAGATCTAGAAATACTGGCATACGGATCTGGGACTGCAAACGGGAAGAGCAGAGACGGTATGGAAAAGTCAAATAATGGATTATCAACGGCTGACGGAAAAATAAGGATGCGGTATTCGAGTGGGAATAAAG
- a CDS encoding chemotaxis protein CheW, giving the protein MSNTAEATAVQDSKLERLEGKYITFHLDGEEYGIPILNVREIIGMMKVTPVPRTPEFVRGVVNLRGKVIPVIDLRTRFGLEFKESDDRTPIIVVEIEGAETIVQIGIVVDAVSEVIQVTGEDIEETPSFGVDVDTKFILGMAKVAEGIKTLLDINKVLTSEDLVVLEATAEQ; this is encoded by the coding sequence ATGAGTAACACTGCAGAAGCCACGGCTGTCCAGGACTCCAAGCTGGAGCGGCTTGAAGGAAAATATATCACGTTTCACCTGGACGGCGAAGAATACGGAATCCCGATCCTGAACGTGCGGGAAATAATCGGCATGATGAAGGTTACGCCTGTACCGCGTACCCCAGAATTCGTTCGCGGCGTGGTGAATCTCCGTGGTAAGGTTATTCCGGTGATCGATTTGCGCACGCGGTTTGGGCTGGAGTTCAAGGAATCGGACGACAGAACACCTATTATTGTGGTAGAAATCGAAGGTGCCGAGACTATCGTGCAGATCGGGATTGTCGTTGATGCGGTCTCCGAGGTGATTCAGGTAACCGGTGAGGATATCGAAGAAACACCATCATTTGGCGTGGATGTAGACACAAAATTCATCCTCGGAATGGCCAAAGTCGCGGAGGGGATAAAAACTCTGCTGGATATAAATAAAGTCCTGACCAGCGAAGACCTGGTAGTCCTGGAAGCAACGGCTGAACAGTAG